The region TGCCAGCTGCTGTGTGGTTGGATGTTCTTCGGTATTTAGCTTGATCCTATTAAGGTGGATCTCAATTAATTAGGCAGGAGGCAGAGAGACAAAGAGGGACGCCAGGGCCATTCATTTTAGTCTTGTCATCGCGCCTTCTGCGGCCGGCAGGCAGTGGGAGAGCGGGAAGGGATGGGATACGGCTGCTGGGCACGAAACCACTGGGAGATGGGAACGGGGCAGGCAGGTGGGGTGGCAGTGGGGTCACCCAGAGGGTCCCCTAGGatcccctgcccgctgctcagGGGTGCCAGGCCGGCTGATGTCCCCCATCCCCACGGGAAGGCAGCTGCAGACACACAGGTCTTATCCCCTGGGGCAGTGAGGTCCTACTCTGCCCCACTGCTGGTGAGACCCTAAAGCATCCCATAAAACACACGAAGGATCCTTGGGGATTCAGCAGcgagagctctgctgcagcaagagcatCCCCCTTCCATCCAGGTGACACTGGCTGCATGCTGCTGTCGCACCCCTGTGGGTCCACCCGCCCCACAGGCAGAGGGAACACCTCAGTGGGCTCTCCAGCACCCCAGTTTGAGCATCCTGCCCTGTGCCCCCGCTCCCAGCTCCCACGCCTGCCGGTGGAGTGGCTCCAAGAGCTGGTGCGTCGGCTCAGCCTCGGCAAGAGGCTGGCAAATGGATCTCAAGAGCCCCCCGAcgttcctccttccttccctttgaaGGAGAAATGCCCCTCAGAGCTGCCGTCGACGCTAATGCATGGGGCGAGAGGGGGTGCTGCTAAAAGCCAAGGTGAGCAAAAGGCTTTCAAGCCCCTTGGAAAGGCCAGAGAGGTGTCCGGGGGTGACCCCAATCTCTGCTGTCGGTGTCGGGGCCGAGGTGTTGGGGTGCACTCCAGTATGCTGGAGGGAGATGTGATGTCCCCTGCAGTGTCCTTGTGCTGGGACTCGGGATACGGGGGGGGCAGGGAGTGATGGGGCCATGCCAGACCCTTCCTGGGGATGGAGGAGTCTGGGATGCTCCAGGCATGGAGGGGTTTAGGGGGCATTCAGGTGCAGGGAGGGGGTGAAGGTTAATGTAGGAGACTTGGCCATGGTTGAATGGGGTTGCAGAGCGTGCTGGGATGAGGTGGATGGGGTGCAGGAGGGGTACGGAGCGTCTAGGGTGGATCCAGGGTGGGTGCAGATTGGGTGCACAGGATGCAGGATGGGTGCAGTATGGGTGCAGGATGGGTGCAGAGGATGCCAGATGGGTGCAGTATGGGTGCAGAGGATGCAGGATGGGTGCAGGATGGGTGCAGAGGATGCCGGATGGGTGCAGGATGGATGCAGGATGGATGCAGGATGGGTGCAGGATGGGTGCAGAGGATGCAGGATGGGTGCAGGATGGGTGCAGGATGGGTGCAGGATGGATGCAGGATGGGTGCAGAGGATGCAGGATGGGTGCAGGATGGATGCAGGATGGGTGCAGGATGGGTGCAGAGGATGCAGGATGGGTGCAGGATGGATGCAGGATGGGTGCAGGATGGATGCAGGATGGATGCAGGATGGGTGCAGGATGGGTGCAGGATGGGTGCAGGATGGGTGCAGGATGGGTGCAGAGGATGCAGGATGGGTGCAGAGGATGGAGGATGGGTGCAGAGGATGCAGGATGGGTGCAGAGGATGCCGGATGGGTGCAGGATGGATGCAGGATGGGTGCAGGATGGATGCAGGATGGGTGCAGAGGATGGAGGATGGGTGCAGAGGATGCAGGATGGGTGCAGAGGATGCCGGATGGGTGCAGGATGGATGCAGGATGGGTGCAGGTTGGATTCTGGGGATCCACGATGTGCGGGGCTCCCTCCGGTCGCCAGGGGGCGCGCCCCGCCGCTCTCCGGCACTCTGGCCCGGCAGACCCCATCTCGCTGGTCCGGCGGCCGGAAGCGGAAGTACGGTGACTCCCTCCCGCCGCTGTGCGGTGGCGGAAAGATGGCGGCGGCCATGGCGTGAGCGGAACCCGGCGCAGCCCCGGCGGTGAGCGCGGTCGCGACCTCCTCCCAGTCCTGAAACGGCGCGGAGACCACCGCGGCCCCCGgttccccgtgtcccctcacccCTCAGGCCAGCGGGAGAGTATCTGGGATCCCCGATACCTTTGGCGGGCGGGCCCTCAGCTGTCCCCGGGCTTCCCTGGAGCTCAGTCCCTCCTCAGCCCTGGGGACTGGAGGTCCTTTCTTCCTTCTAGGCAGGTGGGCCCGGACACGTCGTGGGTGACCCCTCTGTGCTCCCTTGTCCCGAGCTTCCTCCGTTGTTTCCGAGCTGTACCCTGTTTCTCTTATTTGTCAGGTCTGCATTTATCCCTGCTTTCTAGACTCTCCCCGGTGTATGGATGCTGCCTCCATTCCTTTGGTGTCCACCTGTGTCTGTCCGCCTTCCTAGCTCTCTCTGTCCCCTTCTGGTGCCCCGCTGTCTGTCTCAACTCAGCAGGCAGGACTGCCCTTGTTCTCCTGGTGCCTCCCACCGAGATCTTTCTCCCAGTTTCTCCACCTGCTCCCTGCGTCCTTCCTCATTATCTTCCACCCTCCTGAAGCCAAGCCTGTACCTTTTAGCCAGCCCCTTCGGCTGCTGTGGGTCCATGTGAGCAGGTCCCCTGTACCCTGGGATTCCATGTGGTCCCAGGGCACGTGTGCTCTCCCCGCAGGGTGAAGATGAAGTAGAGCTCTGACCATGGACCATGAGGCCCCCACGATCAGGCCCCGGCGCATCCAGAACCAGAACGTCATCCATCGCCTGGAGCGCCGTCGGATCAGTTCGGGCAAGGCCGGCACCCACTGGCACCAAGTCCGTGTCTTCCACCAGAACGTCTTCCCCAACTTCACCGTGGTCAACGTGGAGAAGCCGCCCTGCTTCCTGCGCAAGTTCTCCCCCGATGGCCGCTACTTCATCGCCTTCTCCTCCGACCAGACCTCGCTGGAGATCTACGAGTACCAGGGCTGCCAGGCGGCCGAGGACCTCCTGCAGGGCTACGAGGGCGAGATCCTGGCCAATGGCAACGACCAAAGGTCTGTCAACATCCGGGGGCGGCTCTTCGAGCGCTTCTTCGTGCTGCTGCACATCACCAACGTGGCCTCCAACGGGGAGCACCTGAACCGGGAGTGCAGCCTGTTCACGGACGACTGCCGGTACGTGATCGTGGGCTCGGCCGCCTACCTGCCCGAGGAGCCGCACCCGCCCTTCTTCGAGGTGTACCGCAACAGCGAGTCCGTGACCCCCAACCCGCGCTCCCCGCTGGAGGACTACTCCCTGCACATCATCGACCTCCACACGGGCAGGCTGTGCGACACGCGGACTTTCAAGTGTGACAAAGTCATCCTGTCTCACAACCAGGGGCTGTACCTGTACAAGAACATCTTGGCCATTCTCTCCGTGCAGCAGCAGACCATTCACGTCTTTCAGGTGACGCCCGAGGGGACGTTCATCGACGTGCGGACCATCGGCCGCTTCTGCTACGAGGATGATCTCCTGACCCTGTCTGCGGTGTATCCCGAGGTGCAGCGGGACACTCAGACGGGAATGGCCAACCCCTACAAAGAGCCCTTCATAAACTCCCTGAAGCACAGGCTGCTGGTGTACCTGTGGAGGAGGGCCGAGCAGGACGGAAGTGCTATAGCAAAAAGAAGGTTCTTCCAGTACTTTGACCAGCTGAGGCAGCTCCGCATGTGGAAGATGCAGCTCTTGGATGAGAACCATCTGTTTATCAAATACACAAGTGAGGACGTGGTCACGCTGCGGGTGACGGATCCTTCCCAGgtatagaaccacagaatggtttgggttggaagagaccttaaatatcatctgATTCCACCCTGCTAGGGATCCA is a window of Aphelocoma coerulescens isolate FSJ_1873_10779 chromosome 10, UR_Acoe_1.0, whole genome shotgun sequence DNA encoding:
- the DET1 gene encoding DET1 homolog isoform X2, which codes for MDHEAPTIRPRRIQNQNVIHRLERRRISSGKAGTHWHQVRVFHQNVFPNFTVVNVEKPPCFLRKFSPDGRYFIAFSSDQTSLEIYEYQGCQAAEDLLQGYEGEILANGNDQRSVNIRGRLFERFFVLLHITNVASNGEHLNRECSLFTDDCRYVIVGSAAYLPEEPHPPFFEVYRNSESVTPNPRSPLEDYSLHIIDLHTGRLCDTRTFKCDKVILSHNQGLYLYKNILAILSVQQQTIHVFQVTPEGTFIDVRTIGRFCYEDDLLTLSAVYPEVQRDTQTGMANPYKEPFINSLKHRLLVYLWRRAEQDGSAIAKRRFFQYFDQLRQLRMWKMQLLDENHLFIKYTSEDVVTLRVTDPSQPSFFVVYNMVTTEVIAVFENTSDELLELFENFCDLFRNATLHSEAVQFPCSASSNNFARQIQRRDLFHIIQSTRHPLMGIKLLLTSG
- the DET1 gene encoding DET1 homolog isoform X1; the protein is MDHEAPTIRPRRIQNQNVIHRLERRRISSGKAGTHWHQVRVFHQNVFPNFTVVNVEKPPCFLRKFSPDGRYFIAFSSDQTSLEIYEYQGCQAAEDLLQGYEGEILANGNDQRSVNIRGRLFERFFVLLHITNVASNGEHLNRECSLFTDDCRYVIVGSAAYLPEEPHPPFFEVYRNSESVTPNPRSPLEDYSLHIIDLHTGRLCDTRTFKCDKVILSHNQGLYLYKNILAILSVQQQTIHVFQVTPEGTFIDVRTIGRFCYEDDLLTLSAVYPEVQRDTQTGMANPYKEPFINSLKHRLLVYLWRRAEQDGSAIAKRRFFQYFDQLRQLRMWKMQLLDENHLFIKYTSEDVVTLRVTDPSQPSFFVVYNMVTTEVIAVFENTSDELLELFENFCDLFRNATLHSEAVQFPCSASSNNFARQIQRRFKDTIVNAKYGGHTEAVRRLLGQLPISAQSYSGSPYLDLSLFSYDDKWVSVMERPKTCGDHPIRFYARDSGLLKFEIQAGLLGRPINHTVRRLVAFTFHPFEPFAISVQRTNAEYVVNFHMRHSCT